A stretch of the Engraulis encrasicolus isolate BLACKSEA-1 chromosome 19, IST_EnEncr_1.0, whole genome shotgun sequence genome encodes the following:
- the tmem229b gene encoding transmembrane protein 229b, whose product MVSADIRPVAAAAVAAAATVSTSTSSSTTYPEPLTAMSRWYLYAIHGYFCEVMFTAAWEFVVNCNWKFPGVTSVWALFIYGTCIMIVERMYLRLRGRCPILLRCIIYTLWTYVWEFGTGFLLRQFNACPWDYSQFSYNFMGLITAEYAVPWFCASFLMERMVIRNTLRLRVTEHGEPAKAGVGAAAAAPVRPGGGGAAGVGGGGGGEGGGGGAAQGREGLRGRGAMSANGYVKVD is encoded by the coding sequence ATGGTTTCCGCAGACATCCGCCCAGTGGCGGCCGCAGCAGTGGCAGCCGCAGCCAcagtctccacctccacctcctcctccaccacctaccCGGAGCCGCTGACGGCGATGTCGCGCTGGTACTTGTACGCCATCCACGGCTACTTCTGCGAGGTGATGTTCACGGCCGCCTGGGAGTTCGTGGTCAACTGCAACTGGAAGTTCCCGGGCGTGACCAGCGTGTGGGCCCTCTTCATCTACGGCACGTGCATCATGATCGTGGAGCGCATGTACCTGCGTCTGCGCGGCCGCTGCCCCATCCTGCTGCGCTGCATCATCTATACGCTCTGGACGTACGTGTGGGAGTTCGGCACCGGCTTCCTTCTGCGGCAGTTCAACGCCTGCCCCTGGGACTACTCGCAGTTCAGCTACAACTTCATGGGCCTGATCACGGCCGAGTACGCCGTGCCCTGGTTCTGCGCCTCCTTCCTCATGGAGCGGATGGTCATACGCAACACGCTCCGCCTGCGCGTCACCGAGCACGGGGAGCCGGCCAAGGCGGGcgtgggtgctgctgctgctgcccccgtCAGGCCTGGAGGTGGTGGTGCGGCTGGcgtgggaggaggtggtggaggggagggaggaggaggaggagcagcacaaGGGAGGGAGGGCTTGAGGGGGAGAGGGGCCATGAGTGCTAACGGATACGTGAAGGTGGACTGA